The Candidatus Acidiferrales bacterium sequence GCAAGCTGTCAGCGATCTGAACGCCCAGCGAGAAAGGATAGGGCGCGCTTTCCATGCCGTCGGCAGCGATGCGGATTTGCCCGTGGGTGGCGCCGTCGGGCACCCGCGCCAGCAAGAAATCAGCCGCTGCCACCACCACGCTGCCTTCTCTATCGCCGAATTTCACTCGCGGCCGAACGTGCTTGCTCGGGTCAAAGCCTTGACCGCGAATCAGTATGTCGCCGCCGGAAATGGCTGCCGACGGCGAGACGCTCTCAATTTTTACCGTACGCGCCATGATTCTTCTTCGGTCGCACCCTGCGGAAGGCGCTTCACGTTCCGAGCCCCCGCCACATCCAGAGGACAAGGAAGCTGAACGCTCCCGCCACGAGATCATCAGCCATCATTCCCCAACCCCCGGGCAGCCGCTCGGTCCGGCGGATGGGGAACGGCTTCGCTACGTCGAAGATACGAAAAAGTATAAACGCCGCAAGAAAATATTTCCACCCGTTGGCCCACAGAAGTTGCGGCGGCAGAGGTGCGAGCGGCAGGCCAAGCAACGCCACCTGCTGGCCGGCCACTTCGTCAAGGATCGCCTCATGAGGATCGCGCTTGCCAAAATGCTTTTCGCTTTCCGAGCAAGCCCATGCTCCCATCAGGGTCAAGAGCGCAACCGCGATGAGATGAAACGCCAGAAAAGGTTCGGGGGCGTGCTGGCGAAGAAGGATCAGCAGCGCCACCGACACCACTGAGCCGGCCGTTCCCGGCGCCAGAGGAACGTAGCCAGCGCCCAAAACAGTGGCCGCCAGCACGCCGATGCGCCGAGCCTTCTTACGATTTTGATTCGCCGGATTTGGGTTCATCCTCCGTCTCTTCGACGGTTGGCGGTTCGATCCCGTTCGGCGGGCCAGGGATGCGGTAGCGCTCGGTTGCCCAATTGCCCAGGTCGGTGGTTCGGCATCGTTCGCTGCAAAAAGGAAATTCTGGATCGCTATGGGAGTCAACCGGCTTTCCGCAGATGGGGCAGTGGTACTTCATGGTTGGCCTACGACCCGGCCGATTAAATCGTAAGGGTGCGCCTCGTAGATTTCCGCGCGGAGCAGGTCGCCGGGGCGCGGGACCTCCTGCCGTGGCGGCGTCATCTCGTGATAAAGGTAAGGCTCCGCCTCGGCGGGCGCAAACAGCCCCTCGTTGCCGCAGGCCTCCACAATCTGGTTCACTTGCTGCGGGTTGATGACGGCATCCACCTCGGGGATTTCTTTGAGAATTTCCT is a genomic window containing:
- a CDS encoding phosphatidylglycerophosphatase A — protein: MNPNPANQNRKKARRIGVLAATVLGAGYVPLAPGTAGSVVSVALLILLRQHAPEPFLAFHLIAVALLTLMGAWACSESEKHFGKRDPHEAILDEVAGQQVALLGLPLAPLPPQLLWANGWKYFLAAFILFRIFDVAKPFPIRRTERLPGGWGMMADDLVAGAFSFLVLWMWRGLGT